A region from the Lysobacter antibioticus genome encodes:
- a CDS encoding OPT family oligopeptide transporter, translating into MASSATPQLTFRAVLLSVFLAVILAAANAYLGLFAGLTIATAIPAAVISMGVLRLLGGGTILENNIVQTGASAGSSIAAGVIFTIPALVILGYWQDFRYSWVLAIAGLGGLLGVLFSVPLRRSMIVEDPLPFPEGKAAAEVLKAGENPGPGLKILALAGGVGALVKVAAESGMRLIPDNAIVSGWMGKYLGFMGTNLSPALLGVGYIVGLNVGIVVVSGSILSWQFAIPIYHMFFLGSDPELAARIADGSAEQIGRAIWSAKVRYLGVGTMLIGGVWTLFSLRKSLMSGVKSGLAAARKGSGGVVAETDRDLPMKWMLIALVAFVMPLLLLYQAIVGNWFVSVPMTIIMIVAGFLFVSVSAYLAGLIGSSNNPVSGITISTILFASAVLVLMLGRDSPIGAVAAIMIGAVVCCAAAVGGDNLQDLKAGYIVGATPWKQQLMLGIGTFSCALIMAPVLNLLAAAYGIGAPTAEHPNSLAAPQATLMASVAKGMFGGELPWTMIGIGAAIGAVIIAFDEWLKSRKAKFRVPVLAAAIGIYLPLELMVPIFLGGLLSHIVGRRRGLTANSDEAEVDRVHRPGTLFAAGLITGEALMGIAIAFPIVISKRADVLALPERFHFGAGIGLLVLAVVVWLFYRSSRNAPVPQA; encoded by the coding sequence ATGGCCTCGTCCGCTACGCCCCAATTGACCTTCCGAGCCGTCCTGCTATCCGTCTTCCTGGCGGTGATCCTGGCAGCAGCCAATGCCTACCTGGGCCTGTTCGCCGGCCTGACCATCGCCACCGCGATCCCCGCCGCCGTCATCTCGATGGGCGTGCTGCGCCTGCTCGGCGGCGGCACGATCCTGGAGAACAACATCGTCCAGACCGGCGCCTCGGCCGGTTCCTCGATCGCCGCCGGCGTGATCTTCACCATCCCGGCACTGGTGATCCTGGGCTACTGGCAGGACTTCCGTTATTCCTGGGTGCTGGCGATCGCGGGCCTCGGCGGCCTGCTCGGCGTGCTGTTCTCGGTGCCGCTGCGCCGTTCGATGATCGTCGAAGACCCGTTGCCGTTCCCGGAAGGCAAGGCCGCGGCCGAAGTGCTCAAGGCCGGCGAAAACCCGGGCCCGGGCCTGAAGATCCTGGCCCTGGCCGGCGGCGTCGGCGCGCTGGTCAAGGTCGCCGCCGAAAGCGGCATGCGCCTGATCCCCGACAACGCCATCGTCTCCGGCTGGATGGGCAAGTACCTGGGCTTCATGGGCACCAACCTGTCGCCGGCGCTGCTCGGCGTGGGCTACATCGTCGGCCTCAACGTCGGCATCGTGGTGGTCTCCGGCAGCATCCTGTCGTGGCAGTTCGCGATTCCGATCTACCACATGTTCTTCCTCGGCTCCGACCCGGAACTGGCCGCGCGCATCGCCGACGGCAGCGCCGAGCAGATCGGCCGCGCGATCTGGTCGGCCAAGGTGCGCTACCTCGGCGTCGGCACGATGCTGATCGGCGGCGTCTGGACCTTGTTCTCGCTGCGCAAGTCGCTGATGTCGGGCGTCAAGAGCGGCCTGGCCGCGGCGCGCAAGGGCAGCGGCGGCGTGGTCGCCGAGACCGATCGCGACCTGCCGATGAAGTGGATGCTGATCGCCCTGGTCGCGTTCGTGATGCCGCTGCTGCTGCTGTACCAGGCCATCGTCGGCAACTGGTTCGTCAGCGTGCCGATGACCATCATCATGATCGTCGCCGGCTTTTTGTTCGTGTCGGTGTCGGCCTACCTGGCCGGCCTGATCGGCTCGTCCAACAACCCGGTTTCGGGCATCACCATCTCGACCATCCTGTTCGCTTCGGCGGTGTTGGTGCTGATGCTCGGCCGCGACTCGCCGATCGGTGCCGTCGCCGCGATCATGATCGGCGCGGTGGTGTGCTGCGCGGCGGCGGTCGGCGGCGACAATCTGCAGGATCTCAAGGCCGGCTACATCGTCGGTGCGACGCCGTGGAAGCAGCAGTTGATGCTCGGCATCGGTACTTTCTCGTGCGCGCTGATCATGGCGCCGGTGCTGAACCTGCTTGCCGCCGCCTACGGCATCGGCGCGCCGACCGCGGAGCATCCCAACTCGCTCGCCGCGCCGCAGGCCACCTTGATGGCATCGGTCGCCAAGGGCATGTTCGGCGGCGAGCTGCCGTGGACGATGATCGGCATCGGCGCCGCCATCGGCGCGGTCATCATCGCCTTCGACGAATGGCTGAAGTCGCGCAAGGCCAAGTTCCGCGTGCCGGTGCTGGCCGCGGCCATCGGCATCTACCTGCCGCTGGAACTGATGGTGCCGATCTTCCTCGGCGGCCTGCTCTCGCACATCGTCGGTCGTCGCCGCGGTTTGACCGCGAACAGCGACGAGGCCGAGGTCGACCGCGTGCATCGTCCCGGCACCTTGTTCGCCGCCGGCCTGATCACCGGCGAAGCGCTGATGGGCATCGCGATCGCGTTCCCGATCGTGATCAGCAAGCGCGCCGACGTGCTGGCCCTGCCGGAACGCTTCCACTTCGGCGCCGGCATCGGCCTGCTGGTGTTGGCGGTGGTGGTGTGGCTGTTCTATCGCAGCAGCCGCAACGCACCGGTTCCGCAAGCCTGA
- the rfbC gene encoding dTDP-4-dehydrorhamnose 3,5-epimerase has protein sequence MKVIETDLPGCLVVEPRVFADSRGFFYESFNHDKLAEYGLAPQFVQGNVSSSSRGVLRGLHYQWPKPQGKYISVIEGEVWDVAVDIRRGSPHYGRWTAVVLSAENKRHMWIPEGFAHGFVTLSERAIFSYLCTQTYDASADAAIRWDDPDLAIDWPVSDPSLSAKDAAAPLLKDVVEDRLPVYTP, from the coding sequence ATGAAAGTCATCGAAACCGATCTGCCCGGCTGCCTCGTCGTCGAACCGCGGGTGTTCGCTGACTCGCGCGGCTTCTTCTATGAATCGTTCAACCACGACAAGCTCGCCGAGTACGGCCTGGCGCCGCAGTTCGTGCAAGGCAATGTTTCCTCGTCGTCGCGTGGCGTGCTGCGCGGGTTGCACTATCAATGGCCGAAGCCGCAAGGCAAGTACATCTCGGTGATCGAAGGAGAGGTCTGGGACGTGGCGGTGGATATTCGCCGCGGTTCGCCGCACTACGGGCGTTGGACCGCGGTCGTTCTGAGCGCCGAGAACAAGCGGCATATGTGGATTCCAGAGGGTTTCGCGCATGGCTTCGTCACGTTGAGCGAGCGGGCGATCTTCAGTTACCTGTGTACGCAAACCTACGATGCGAGCGCTGATGCGGCGATTCGTTGGGACGATCCGGACCTCGCCATCGACTGGCCGGTCAGCGATCCGTCCTTGTCCGCTAAGGACGCCGCCGCTCCCTTGCTCAAGGACGTCGTCGAAGACCGCCTGCCGGTCTACACGCCATGA
- a CDS encoding alpha/beta hydrolase family protein encodes MTPRHALLPMALLLACASAPAFSLTPPLPRGLEVRDLATMDRVSSPTLSADGRQLVFAQRSVDFAANKSSTSLWIEDLFARDAAPPKRLTPEGWNVNSPSFSPDGKLVYFLSAKSGSSQLYSIDWAGRGAPRQLTAFDGDVGGYQISPDGKRVAFNTEAYAECAADLACTKKKLDAAEKNKASGMVFDRMFIRHWDAWNDGRLNRLFVSELPAAGKTVATAKLVGADVIGDVPSRPFGDSSEYTWSPDGQSLVFSARKADAKEPWSTNFDLYLVAADGSGAAKNLTASNPAWDTGAVFAADGKTLYYRAMKRPGFEADRFGLFALDLASGKAREIAPDWDRSAENIVLSADGKTIYTLAQDVGQLPLFGVDIASGKPTRLIGDGSLGSPQLAGKTFAFTRNSLKSGDQIIVGGLDGAPERAITPSASQRLPGVRFGEYEQFDFKGWNGDTVHGYVVKPWNYQEGQKYPVAFLIHGGPQGSFGDGWSYRWNPQTYAGQGYAVVMIDFHGSTGYGQAFTDAISEHWGDRPLEDLQKGWAAAQKKYGFLNGDKACALGASYGGFMVNWIAGNWQQPWKCLVSHDGVFDQRMMGYATEELWFTEWEQGGTPYDVPKNYEKFNPVNHVKDWKVPMLVIHGQLDYRIPVEQGIGVFTALQRQGIESKFLYFPNENHWVLKPQNSVQWHDTVNGWLKQHIGE; translated from the coding sequence ATGACGCCACGCCACGCACTCCTGCCGATGGCCCTGCTGCTGGCCTGCGCATCCGCGCCGGCTTTCTCGCTCACGCCGCCGCTGCCGCGCGGCCTGGAAGTCCGCGACCTGGCGACGATGGACCGGGTGTCCTCGCCGACCTTGTCGGCCGACGGCCGTCAGTTGGTGTTCGCCCAGCGCAGCGTCGATTTCGCCGCCAACAAGTCGTCGACTTCGCTGTGGATCGAAGACCTGTTCGCGCGCGACGCGGCGCCGCCGAAGCGGCTCACCCCGGAAGGCTGGAACGTCAACTCGCCGTCGTTCTCGCCGGACGGCAAGCTGGTGTATTTCCTCAGCGCCAAGAGCGGCAGCAGCCAGCTGTATTCGATCGACTGGGCTGGCCGCGGTGCGCCCAGGCAGCTGACCGCGTTCGACGGCGACGTCGGCGGTTACCAGATCTCGCCCGACGGCAAGCGCGTGGCGTTCAACACCGAAGCCTATGCCGAGTGCGCGGCCGACCTGGCCTGCACCAAGAAGAAGCTCGACGCGGCCGAGAAGAACAAGGCCAGCGGCATGGTCTTCGACCGCATGTTCATTCGCCACTGGGACGCCTGGAACGACGGCCGCCTCAATCGTCTGTTCGTTAGCGAGCTGCCGGCTGCCGGCAAGACCGTCGCCACCGCCAAGCTGGTCGGCGCCGACGTGATCGGCGATGTGCCCTCGCGTCCGTTCGGCGACAGCAGCGAATACACCTGGTCGCCCGACGGCCAGTCGCTGGTGTTCAGTGCGCGCAAGGCCGACGCCAAGGAACCGTGGTCGACCAATTTCGATCTTTACCTCGTCGCTGCCGACGGCAGCGGCGCGGCCAAGAACCTGACTGCGTCCAACCCGGCCTGGGACACCGGCGCGGTGTTCGCCGCCGACGGCAAGACCCTGTACTACCGGGCGATGAAGCGTCCGGGCTTCGAAGCCGACCGCTTCGGCCTGTTCGCGCTCGACCTGGCCAGCGGCAAGGCGCGCGAGATCGCGCCGGACTGGGACCGCTCGGCCGAGAACATCGTGCTGTCGGCCGACGGCAAGACCATCTACACCCTGGCCCAGGATGTCGGCCAGTTGCCCCTGTTCGGCGTCGACATCGCCAGCGGCAAGCCGACCCGCCTGATCGGCGACGGCAGCCTCGGCTCGCCGCAGCTTGCCGGCAAGACCTTCGCTTTCACCCGCAACAGCCTCAAGAGCGGCGATCAGATCATCGTCGGCGGCCTCGACGGCGCACCCGAGCGCGCGATCACCCCGAGCGCGAGCCAACGCCTGCCAGGCGTGCGGTTCGGCGAGTACGAACAGTTCGACTTCAAGGGCTGGAACGGCGACACCGTGCACGGCTACGTGGTCAAGCCGTGGAACTACCAGGAAGGCCAGAAGTATCCGGTCGCGTTCCTGATTCACGGCGGCCCGCAAGGCAGCTTCGGCGACGGCTGGAGCTATCGCTGGAACCCGCAGACGTACGCCGGCCAGGGCTATGCGGTGGTGATGATCGATTTCCACGGTTCGACCGGTTACGGCCAGGCCTTCACCGATGCGATCAGCGAGCATTGGGGCGACCGCCCGCTCGAGGACCTGCAGAAGGGGTGGGCCGCGGCGCAGAAGAAGTACGGCTTCCTCAACGGCGACAAGGCCTGCGCGCTCGGCGCCTCGTACGGCGGCTTCATGGTCAACTGGATCGCCGGCAATTGGCAGCAGCCGTGGAAGTGCCTGGTCAGCCATGACGGCGTGTTCGACCAGCGCATGATGGGGTATGCCACCGAAGAGCTGTGGTTCACCGAGTGGGAGCAGGGCGGTACGCCGTATGACGTGCCGAAGAACTACGAGAAGTTCAACCCGGTCAACCACGTCAAGGACTGGAAGGTGCCTATGCTGGTGATCCATGGCCAGCTCGACTATCGCATCCCGGTGGAGCAGGGCATCGGCGTGTTCACCGCGCTGCAGCGCCAGGGCATCGAATCGAAGTTCCTGTACTTCCCGAACGAGAACCACTGGGTGCTCAAGCCGCAGAACAGCGTGCAGTGGCACGACACCGTCAACGGCTGGCTGAAGCAGCATATCGGCGAGTAA
- a CDS encoding alpha/beta hydrolase family protein, with product MKHWGSALLLAGLLAAPIVDVVAAENAVSAGAAQGAAVQGVDVEAFVKPDTFTDVKLSPTGEFYAASVPMEDETALVIFTRADMKRTGTFRVGKNNHVDDFWWVSPTRVLIGMAQKLGSRDAPIPTGELFAINANGTGADVLIGYRVQSRGAGTRIQPKKVEDVAGFLVDDLPADDKGVVISVQQFSADAYTRAERLDTITGQRNRLAIAPVRNARYMTDNAGVVRFALGFGTDLRRKLFYRADEKAEWALLGSDTQDEVMDHPIGFSADDSVAYFQSEQTQGPDAIVAYDLATRTRKEVLRDKTADPDRIIYRNNTRIPVGVFFADGKPRTVFFDNASPEARQYRSLEAAFPGDAVRITSQSADGQLALVQVWNDRSPGDLFLFDKANKHAAHVLSRRSWFDPAKRAPVRAINLRARDGLPLSGLLTTPKDSSGKSLPLVVMPHGGPFGIQDAWHFDDDSQLLADAGYAVLQLNYRGSGGYGRAFLEAGKREWGGKMQDDVTDATRWAIEQGIADSSRICLYGASYGAYASLMGVAKEPALYRCAAGYVGVYDLPMMHTTGDIQRRGSGEAYLRSWLGSPEALDKVSPTRLADRIKVPVFLAAGGEDERAPIVHSEKMEKALRQAGVPVETLYYKTEGHGFYREEHQREYYARLLAFLSKSLGGRLAAAPKVDAASTGKK from the coding sequence ATGAAGCATTGGGGAAGCGCGCTGTTGCTGGCGGGGCTGCTGGCTGCGCCGATCGTGGACGTCGTCGCCGCGGAAAACGCGGTGAGCGCTGGCGCCGCTCAAGGGGCAGCCGTTCAAGGCGTCGACGTCGAAGCCTTCGTCAAACCGGATACCTTCACCGACGTCAAACTGTCGCCGACCGGCGAGTTCTACGCCGCCTCGGTGCCGATGGAGGACGAGACCGCACTGGTGATCTTCACCCGCGCCGACATGAAGCGTACCGGCACCTTCCGGGTCGGCAAGAACAATCACGTCGACGATTTCTGGTGGGTCAGCCCGACGCGCGTGTTGATCGGCATGGCCCAGAAGCTGGGTTCGCGCGACGCGCCGATCCCCACCGGCGAACTGTTCGCGATCAATGCCAACGGCACCGGCGCCGACGTGCTGATCGGCTACCGCGTGCAGAGCCGCGGCGCCGGCACGCGCATCCAGCCGAAGAAGGTCGAGGACGTCGCCGGCTTTCTGGTCGACGATCTGCCGGCCGACGACAAGGGCGTGGTGATCTCGGTGCAGCAGTTCAGCGCCGACGCCTATACCCGTGCCGAGCGCCTGGACACGATCACCGGCCAGCGCAACCGGCTCGCGATCGCGCCGGTGCGCAATGCCCGATATATGACCGACAACGCCGGCGTGGTCCGTTTCGCGCTCGGCTTCGGCACCGATCTGCGGCGCAAGCTGTTCTACCGCGCGGATGAAAAAGCCGAGTGGGCTTTGCTGGGCTCGGATACGCAGGACGAGGTCATGGATCATCCGATCGGCTTCTCCGCCGACGACAGCGTCGCGTATTTCCAAAGCGAACAGACGCAGGGGCCGGATGCGATCGTCGCCTACGACCTCGCCACCCGCACCCGCAAGGAGGTCCTGCGCGACAAGACCGCCGATCCGGACCGCATCATCTATCGCAACAACACCCGCATCCCGGTCGGCGTGTTCTTCGCCGACGGCAAGCCGCGCACGGTGTTCTTCGACAATGCCTCGCCGGAAGCGCGCCAGTACCGCAGCCTGGAGGCCGCGTTCCCCGGCGATGCGGTGCGCATCACCTCGCAGAGCGCCGACGGCCAGCTGGCCCTGGTGCAGGTCTGGAACGATCGTAGCCCGGGCGATCTGTTCTTGTTCGACAAGGCCAACAAGCACGCCGCGCACGTACTGAGCCGCCGTTCCTGGTTCGACCCGGCCAAGCGTGCGCCGGTGCGCGCGATCAACCTGCGCGCGCGCGACGGCCTGCCCTTGTCGGGCCTGCTGACCACGCCGAAGGACAGCAGCGGCAAGTCTTTGCCGCTGGTGGTCATGCCGCACGGCGGGCCGTTCGGCATCCAGGATGCCTGGCATTTCGACGACGACTCGCAATTGCTGGCCGATGCCGGCTATGCGGTGCTGCAGTTGAACTATCGCGGCTCCGGCGGCTACGGCCGCGCCTTCCTGGAAGCCGGCAAGCGCGAGTGGGGCGGCAAGATGCAGGACGACGTCACCGACGCGACGCGTTGGGCGATCGAGCAGGGCATCGCCGACTCCTCGCGTATCTGCCTGTACGGCGCGAGCTACGGCGCCTACGCCTCGCTGATGGGCGTGGCCAAGGAGCCGGCGTTGTATCGCTGCGCCGCCGGCTATGTCGGCGTGTACGACCTGCCGATGATGCACACCACCGGCGACATCCAGCGCCGCGGTTCCGGCGAGGCCTATCTGCGCAGTTGGCTCGGCTCGCCGGAAGCGCTCGACAAGGTGTCGCCGACCCGTTTGGCCGACCGCATCAAGGTGCCGGTGTTCCTCGCCGCCGGCGGCGAAGACGAGCGCGCGCCGATCGTGCACAGCGAAAAGATGGAGAAGGCCTTGCGCCAGGCCGGCGTGCCGGTCGAGACGCTGTACTACAAGACCGAGGGTCACGGCTTCTACCGCGAAGAACACCAGCGCGAGTACTACGCGCGGCTGCTGGCATTCCTGTCGAAGTCGCTCGGCGGCCGCCTCGCGGCGGCGCCGAAAGTCGACGCGGCCTCCACCGGCAAGAAGTAA
- a CDS encoding YbdD/YjiX family protein yields the protein MGTALVPASQYQLYKRTWHRLVQTARLCCGVPDYDNYVRHLMEKHPERPIPDYATFFRERQEARYGGGRFGCC from the coding sequence ATGGGCACCGCGCTCGTTCCCGCCAGTCAGTACCAGCTCTACAAGCGCACCTGGCATCGCCTGGTGCAGACCGCGCGGTTGTGTTGCGGGGTGCCGGATTACGACAACTATGTCCGCCACCTGATGGAGAAGCACCCCGAGCGGCCGATTCCGGACTACGCGACCTTTTTCCGCGAGCGCCAGGAGGCGCGTTACGGGGGCGGGCGGTTCGGGTGTTGCTGA
- a CDS encoding peptide MFS transporter, producing the protein MPASSISNPAPVAPRNDDFLGHPKGLYVCFFTEMWERFSFYGMKALLLLYLLKYHLFGDDAGYDLIGAYGGLVYAVPVIGGLLADRYLGMRKAVVLGGVLLVLGHLGMAYEGHAARMVNGVAVRDETALQVFYLSLALIISGVGFLKPNISTIVGKLYELNDPRRDSGFTLFYAGINVGALFSALICAFLGETYGWKYGFGAAGVGMVAGLLMFLWGQRYLRGHAEPSDPSRLRERVGAFSRETWIYLGTALGVLVMWGTIQVASKITLTLGNLSFTAALAIMLATLLVFLIWFFGFIARQCSAVERQQMLALVVLIFAVLIFFTLYEQTYGSWVTFNDRLMTKDMFGLAVGGYAPTLPWSAFSMALSPPLMVAALVASDRGRDGLAKLLVGLLALGLALATAHDVVLVPQTAGSLTYLGAFFIVVLAPLFSWLWPWLARRGRHPSKPVTMALGLIFAGLSFLPLMAAAKVSGGGEMASVWYLVAAYFILEIGEMCLSPIGLSAVTQLSVARVVGLMMGAFWLATAFSEVLAAQFAKIASVEIPEGGAIDMASASANYAELFSMLMWLGIGSGVLFLLLSPLLRRWMHGVK; encoded by the coding sequence GTGCCCGCAAGCAGTATTTCGAACCCGGCGCCGGTCGCACCGCGCAACGACGACTTCCTCGGCCATCCCAAGGGCCTGTACGTCTGCTTTTTCACCGAAATGTGGGAGCGCTTCTCGTTTTACGGGATGAAGGCGCTGCTGTTGCTGTATCTGCTGAAGTACCACCTGTTCGGCGACGACGCCGGCTACGACCTGATCGGCGCCTACGGCGGCTTGGTGTACGCAGTGCCCGTGATCGGCGGCCTGCTCGCCGACCGCTACCTCGGCATGCGCAAGGCGGTGGTGTTGGGCGGCGTGTTGCTGGTGCTCGGCCACCTAGGCATGGCCTACGAAGGCCACGCCGCCAGGATGGTGAACGGCGTGGCGGTGCGCGACGAGACCGCGTTGCAGGTGTTCTATCTGTCGCTCGCGCTGATCATCAGCGGGGTCGGCTTTCTCAAGCCCAACATCTCGACCATCGTCGGCAAGCTCTACGAGCTCAACGACCCGCGCCGCGATTCCGGCTTCACCCTGTTCTATGCCGGCATCAACGTCGGCGCGCTGTTCTCGGCGCTGATCTGCGCCTTCCTCGGCGAAACCTACGGCTGGAAATACGGCTTCGGCGCGGCCGGCGTCGGCATGGTCGCCGGGCTGTTGATGTTCCTGTGGGGCCAGCGCTATCTGCGCGGTCACGCCGAACCCAGCGACCCCTCGCGCCTGCGCGAGCGCGTCGGCGCGTTCTCGCGCGAAACATGGATCTACCTCGGCACCGCCCTCGGCGTGCTAGTGATGTGGGGCACGATCCAGGTCGCCTCGAAGATCACCCTGACCCTCGGCAACCTCAGCTTCACCGCCGCGCTGGCGATCATGCTGGCGACCTTGCTGGTGTTCCTGATCTGGTTCTTCGGTTTCATCGCCCGCCAGTGCAGCGCGGTCGAGCGCCAGCAGATGCTCGCCTTGGTGGTGCTGATCTTCGCGGTGCTGATCTTCTTCACCCTGTACGAGCAGACCTACGGCTCCTGGGTGACCTTCAACGACCGCCTGATGACCAAGGACATGTTCGGCCTCGCCGTCGGCGGGTACGCGCCGACTCTGCCGTGGTCGGCGTTCTCGATGGCGCTCAGCCCGCCGCTGATGGTCGCCGCGCTGGTCGCCAGCGACCGCGGCCGCGACGGGCTGGCCAAGCTCCTGGTCGGCCTGCTCGCGCTCGGCCTGGCTCTGGCCACCGCGCACGACGTGGTGCTGGTGCCGCAGACCGCCGGTTCGCTGACTTACCTCGGCGCCTTCTTCATCGTGGTGCTGGCACCGCTGTTCTCGTGGCTGTGGCCGTGGCTGGCGCGGCGCGGTCGCCACCCGAGCAAGCCGGTGACGATGGCGCTCGGCCTGATCTTCGCCGGCTTGTCCTTCCTGCCGCTGATGGCCGCGGCAAAAGTGTCGGGCGGCGGCGAGATGGCCAGCGTGTGGTATCTGGTCGCGGCGTATTTCATTCTCGAAATCGGCGAGATGTGTTTGTCGCCGATCGGCCTGTCGGCGGTGACTCAGCTCTCGGTGGCGCGCGTGGTCGGACTGATGATGGGCGCGTTCTGGCTCGCCACCGCGTTCTCGGAAGTGTTGGCCGCACAGTTCGCCAAGATCGCCTCGGTCGAGATCCCGGAGGGCGGCGCGATCGACATGGCCTCGGCTTCGGCCAACTACGCCGAGCTGTTCTCGATGCTGATGTGGCTCGGTATCGGCTCGGGCGTGTTGTTCCTGCTGCTGTCGCCGCTGTTGCGGCGCTGGATGCACGGAGTGAAGTGA
- the rfbD gene encoding dTDP-4-dehydrorhamnose reductase — protein MRVLLLGGDGQVGHELRRSLAALGEVVVTTRSGRLAVDGSACETLDLAQVDAIEPLLRRVRPDRVVNATAYTAVDRAESERELAFAVNAQAPARLAELCAADDIGLIHYSTDYVFDGNGTRPYLESDPTGPLSVYGESKLAGEEAIRASGAAHLILRTAWVYATHGHNFLRTMLRLGAERDELRVVADQQGSPTPAWLLADTAAAVLRRGIVESGVRHIVAGGQTSWHGFAEAIFAEAQLRGLIERRPQVVPITTADYPTPARRPNYSVLDTSRLQSEYGLSIPHWRDALTTTLDATA, from the coding sequence ATGAGGGTGTTGCTGCTCGGTGGCGACGGTCAGGTCGGCCATGAACTGCGTCGCAGCCTCGCCGCTCTCGGCGAGGTGGTCGTTACCACGCGCAGCGGCCGGCTCGCCGTCGACGGCAGTGCCTGCGAAACCCTCGATCTGGCCCAAGTCGATGCGATCGAACCCTTGCTGCGCCGCGTACGTCCCGACCGTGTCGTCAACGCCACCGCCTATACCGCAGTGGACCGCGCCGAAAGCGAGCGCGAGCTGGCGTTCGCGGTCAATGCGCAGGCACCGGCGCGGCTGGCCGAGCTCTGCGCGGCCGATGATATCGGCCTGATCCATTACTCCACCGACTATGTTTTCGACGGCAACGGCACGCGCCCGTATCTCGAAAGCGACCCGACCGGTCCGCTCAGCGTTTACGGTGAGAGCAAGCTGGCCGGCGAAGAGGCCATCCGCGCCAGCGGCGCCGCGCATCTGATCCTGCGCACGGCCTGGGTCTATGCCACTCACGGCCACAACTTCCTGCGTACGATGCTGCGCCTCGGGGCCGAACGCGACGAACTGCGGGTGGTCGCCGACCAGCAGGGCTCGCCGACGCCGGCCTGGTTGCTCGCCGACACCGCAGCGGCGGTGCTGCGCCGGGGCATCGTCGAGTCCGGCGTGCGTCATATCGTGGCCGGCGGGCAGACCAGCTGGCATGGTTTCGCCGAAGCGATCTTCGCCGAAGCCCAGCTTCGTGGCCTGATCGAACGCCGCCCGCAGGTGGTGCCGATCACCACCGCCGATTACCCGACGCCCGCGCGGCGGCCGAACTATTCGGTGCTCGACACCAGCCGTCTGCAGTCCGAGTACGGCCTGTCGATTCCGCACTGGCGCGACGCGCTCACGACCACGCTCGACGCCACCGCCTGA
- a CDS encoding DUF819 domain-containing protein, giving the protein MPETARTALISNDIVVLGLIAATLGLVFWTSSRETGLWKKFYTYVPALLLCYFIPGIYNTIGLVDGANTKLYNPVASRVLLPAALVLLTLTIDLKGVLKLGPKLLVMYAVSSLSVMVGAIAAFVLMRAVHPETVAGDTWGGMAALAGSWIGGGANMLAMKEIFQVDATTFGQFAVVDVGVGYVWMAVLIFLASRAQAIDARSGADTRGIEELKQRIEQFQAQHQRVASLSDLAMIVGIAFGVVGLAHAIASPLSGWFAANVSWAKTVSLHEPFFWVVAISTFAGLALSFTRARTLEGAGASKIGSLLLYFLIACIGLQMDILALLDRPWLFALGLIWISIHIVLLWTVGRLLRVPFFYFAIGSQSNIGGPASAPVVASAFHPSLAPVGALLGTLGYATGTGLAYIVGITLRSLAGAAPA; this is encoded by the coding sequence ATGCCAGAAACCGCCCGTACGGCGCTCATCAGCAACGACATCGTCGTCCTCGGCCTGATCGCGGCGACGCTCGGGCTGGTGTTCTGGACGTCCTCGCGCGAGACGGGGCTGTGGAAGAAGTTCTACACCTACGTGCCGGCCCTGCTGTTGTGCTACTTCATTCCCGGCATCTACAACACTATCGGCCTGGTCGACGGCGCGAACACCAAACTCTACAACCCGGTCGCCAGCCGCGTGTTGTTGCCGGCCGCATTGGTGTTGCTGACCCTGACCATCGACCTCAAGGGCGTATTGAAGCTCGGGCCGAAGTTGCTGGTGATGTACGCAGTCTCGTCGCTCAGCGTGATGGTCGGCGCGATCGCCGCCTTCGTGCTGATGCGCGCGGTGCATCCGGAAACCGTGGCTGGCGATACCTGGGGCGGCATGGCCGCGCTGGCCGGCAGTTGGATCGGCGGCGGCGCCAACATGCTGGCGATGAAGGAGATCTTCCAGGTCGACGCGACCACCTTCGGCCAGTTCGCGGTGGTCGATGTCGGCGTCGGCTATGTCTGGATGGCGGTGCTGATCTTCCTCGCCAGCCGCGCCCAGGCGATCGATGCGCGCAGCGGCGCCGACACCCGCGGCATCGAGGAACTCAAGCAGCGTATCGAACAGTTCCAGGCCCAGCATCAGCGCGTCGCCAGCCTCAGCGACCTGGCGATGATCGTCGGCATCGCCTTCGGCGTGGTCGGGCTCGCGCACGCCATAGCGAGCCCGCTGTCGGGCTGGTTCGCGGCCAACGTGTCCTGGGCCAAGACCGTCAGCCTGCACGAGCCCTTCTTCTGGGTGGTGGCGATTTCGACCTTCGCCGGCCTCGCGCTGAGCTTCACCCGCGCGCGCACGCTGGAAGGCGCGGGCGCCTCCAAGATCGGCAGCCTGCTGCTGTATTTCCTGATCGCCTGCATCGGCCTGCAGATGGACATCCTGGCCCTGCTCGACCGGCCCTGGCTGTTCGCGCTGGGCCTGATCTGGATCTCGATCCACATCGTATTGTTGTGGACCGTCGGACGCCTGTTGCGCGTGCCGTTCTTCTATTTCGCGATCGGCTCGCAGAGCAACATCGGCGGCCCGGCCTCGGCGCCGGTCGTCGCCTCGGCCTTCCACCCCTCGCTGGCGCCGGTGGGCGCCTTGCTGGGCACGCTCGGCTACGCGACCGGCACCGGCCTGGCCTACATCGTAGGCATCACCCTGCGTTCGCTGGCGGGCGCGGCGCCGGCCTGA